The Erigeron canadensis isolate Cc75 chromosome 1, C_canadensis_v1, whole genome shotgun sequence genome segment AGATTTACTTATTGCTACTGCCAGATTTAAAGTGCGATATCCCACTTCACAAATTAAATTAATCGTTCACAACAATCGTTTAATCGTTCACAACAATCATTGCTCTATATAATTGTATACTATgcactacaatatatatatatatatattatagatggCTAATTTGTATTATGAGGGTATGACTTTTCATTTAAAGTTACTtactataaaaaatatttactttaataaGTTACTTCCTATAAggaatattaatattattgattgattgaatTTGTTTGGTTTAGGGTTCTCATTGATTTGTTTGGGATCCcactctatattttttttatattttatttatatttacatctTTTTTCTGGTCGGCTACTAACCGAGGTCAAACCTTATTTTACAGTTTACTAGCTTGTCAACTCGGATAATACTCAAGTATTATTATGatagggataactgcagaaaatagaaatgaactttaCTCAATTTCACGAAATTAGCAATATCCTttgaaagttttactttttagaaagcatcttttgtttattagcagAAAAAATAACATCTGACCTGGTAACCTGCTGACGTGTcactttgatttttaattcacaGAATTAGAAGTGAATTTTGGATGAATTCACAAAATCagcaatgttattaatttaattaattaataaataataataataataataataataataaaagtgatgtatcattattattattaaaaaaaaaatactactactactactattactaataataataataataataataataataataataataataataataataataataataataataataataataataagtaaagtaaagtaactcccaatgtcgtcttccacggcttttgggtcccaatatcgtcttcgacggtgtatggaggaggttgttatgtagacagtcttaccctaCCAAAgatagagaggctgcttccagtatctaccataggtagaaaaggacccccagccttgctgggcatgaggatcgaacccataacctctatttccagaggcatgagctccaaccactgatctaACCCAATtggttataataataataataataataataataataataataataataataataataataataataataagggggAATTGCATATATCCCCATATATGATATCAAATTACAAAGATTccaactaaaaacttaaataacaaatatacataaTCTTATTAATTAGACAATTATACCCTTCTCTTTTTAGACGACAACTTATCATGTGCGTTCTCCGACTTCAGTATAGAATAAGTCTCAATGTCACATACTGCTCTAAATCACTAATCTGCCACCATTTATTGTATACttctctttttatataataaagatttaTTCTTTGGTGTACTtatgatttttatgttattatgaaaatattcttttttatttatgagaTGATCAACTTCATATAAATGTATCAAATCTATTAGAtagaatattaatatgtgatgtattttatttagcttattgatgtgcaaaatcgagctttaaaatttataactaaaaataccttgaaactcactactacacactatcaggcagtggacccgttcgtatgcaatatagttaaaAAGTAAGTCCGTGTTCGTTCGCGGGGattggttttgaaataattgttTAGTAAAGTAGTTTGGAAACAAGGGTGTTACTTCAAATCTcactttgacaattaaattaaagtaaatttaaaagacaaaacatataaaagtaaAGGAAATCTTTAATTGTACCTATGTGaaaataacgtggtaccaccaaccgttataaAACACGTTGGCAattaacgtggtaccaccaattGTACCtatttgttatttaagtttttagttggGGATATTAGTAATTTTGCTTGCATATTTGGAGATACATGTAATTCtccatcataataataataataataataataataataataataataataataataataataataacaacaacaacaacaacaacaacaacaaatatactcattataataatgatatttaaattaagttttaagtaaattttgatataattcTGTATGGATACCTGAAAACACCTCAATATCAATGACAATGACTCGCAAGCTTCATCAATCTGATAACTGAGTGAGACGATCCAGATTTCAGttgaacaaataaagtaaagataaatgCAAGAAAACTAAATAACTGAAATATATAATGCTAAATAAAgtatcaaatattaatttatctattagatttattttgaaaatagaaagtaattattcactgtattattattattattactatttataaaagttcttttattattattattattaattaaaataataacattgctaattttgtgaattcatccaaagttcatttctaattctgtgaattaaaaatgaaactgACACGTTAGCAGGTTACCAGGTCAAATGTCACTTTTTctgctaataaacaaaagatgctttctaaaaagtaaaactttcaaAGGATATTGCTAATTTCGTGAAATCGAGtaaagttcatttctattttctgcagttatcccatTATGATACTCTTTTATAAGCTTTAAAATATACAATCATGATTAATGTTAAttagtataaaaaataaaaaagcaaaTGTTAAAACTCATAAAGAAAAAGTCAACAtactttataattattattaaaatataaaactgaGTGAACCattcattaaaataagtttGAGACAATAAATTGGATTTGAAATATACAAtagaaatattaaaataaaaaatttaaaatttgcaaaaatcacattttcaaaaacttctaattttattcttcttttcttttcttctttagtCTATTTTATTCgctaaaatattattattattgattgatTGAGTTTGCTTGGTTTAGGGTTTCAGACGTTTCCCAATTGATTTGTTTGGGATCCTtctctatatttatttatttattaatttaatttatttatgtatttatatctTCTTGAGTTCCTTCTTGTCCGCAACTAACCGAGGCCAAACCTTATTTTAGACTATCCACATTTACAACCCAACTCATCAATACTATTCACTAAAAAATTAATTCCTCTCTCTTATATTCATACAATCCAACTAAAACCAACTTTTATACTCCCATTCACAGcccaaaactttttatttaataaactcaACTTTACAAACTATACTAGAGTGCAGCCTCGTGCGATGCacgaatttgaaattttttgctttttaacATGGTTTGTATGAAGATTGACATCGTAAAAGACTATTACAAGCTTTTGTAAAACCAAGCTTTGGAGGACGgggatcctctaaagttattgacaactttattggtaaagttgtaAATCATAacctttaattaaaaatcaagggtcaagattcaaagatgatcttTGAATCGTGACCTTGGATTTCAATCCAAATGTCAAGATGCTttcaactttaccaataaagttgaaATTCACTTTAAGGGATCCTCATCCATCTTTGGAAACAACCACACTCTGTTTGTAGAGGTCACCTATGCCATTTATGCGTAATGGCAAAATTATGCTATGATGATcattgtgagtccctcgatagctacagatcgctctcgatatcgtctattgttatgtcgtgagtgcggaatcctcacgagataactagtttgattagttatcgtgtatatcgctaattatcaagtaaataatcagccgtatgatgctatattcgtttctataagctatagaacgaacttagtcacctggtgtatgtgtatgtcgaatgtgattCTTtaatttagggtattcattcgtatatatatgtttcagatcgaaactgggcttgctgggctttgttcttacgaacttagcagcccaacccatgtaacgaagttaatcttcgtttgtaccaaacgaaaacgaagatattccttatcttcgttagatgtaagacttggttatattcctaaatgtttcatcaataagtaatcctaacacatattatgtttgtacttgtataacacacaacaaacatcatacataacatatatataacaccaaaacatgtaatcgatcattaccaaaacataaagtccataatctatcaattacatatatatatagatacgacataaagtaacataatgtcttaatctaaaagacagatcaaatctaagttgctgttgtcacatcaacgtgcatcaacaaactcccccttgatagcagcaccttcgatttcttcagtcttcaaaatctggtcATCCATCAAATAACAATCTTCTGCTATTTGCAtggatatcttcatgtaagcaaagTTGAAGAATCTTACGATAACggctttcttcatgcttccaaaacgGCAAGAATGAACATTttgtatcgtataacttccttagatcatttcttgagaagttcaccaactgcatcggatcatatacttttctcaacaaaatcttcttcttcgagtctgcatacatcttcGCTTCACCAgagtttcgatcaatttcccaattatccatcttgtccaagacgtcttgtgcccatttcttggcagggactttgatcatacacttgacgtcatgttgaacatactcaacagttttatctggcttgaccactcttttcttcggtcttggttcaatcttaaactgcggtttgtctgaatctttcatgttctttctcaaccaTAAATCATTACGAAGATACTTACCGACAAAATCAGCTAAACTATCATCACTTGTAAgtcttcttcacataaactcctgaaatgtctctTACACcaagctaagtactgacaaccttctggtcttttaaaaacaaacagcttcagttcatcatcatagaaccaactccagatgattgtcttgtactttgcagcatctttgtctgagatatgagtccaatacaaatttggtttccaAGTTTCCCTATCGACTATCCATTCATTAATTCTTCTCTCGGgcacatgtcgatcaaccacATGTAAtggatcatcatctctgagaggaactggaaaatcatttggactgaatggtcttgtcaagttaatctcataatcagaaggaatcaatgcatcaccattcttagcatatacaacaaagtgtaaaactttagtttggctactgaatggaacttgaatCATTCTTTTccgaacatctgatctcttcagATCTAACACTCTACTTTCttcaatcgatggatcttcaggaattgagtcccaaacttcatcaaacccataaggcttcttgaatatgtttaggtttggttcaggaacaaattcaccttcctcgagctcatcaccatcaaagaataaatctgtataatctggatcatctattaagatttacacaaaatgaacaccagaatacaaagaataatcatgataattataataaagatgaaatgtaattgtattgaaataagatagattacatttacatgtcataacttattacatacaatcgaatatacattctatctaaataatctttatcataatcatgataattataataaagatgaaatgtaattgtattgaaataagatagattacatttacatgtcataacttattacatacaatcgaatatacattctatctaaataatctttatcataatcaaaatcagaaacctgaatcacgaggaacaccagaaggaccagcatgagaagtatcacctcctgtctccccctcaatcTCTACACCCTTTCCTttgtcttcaactgggcgagagtcattcctatcaccagcattatcagcatcatcatcgtcattctgacgtcttggttgaaccgctgacaatctacaaatctcttcaggaacttctcccccttgattcttgacccagttgatcaaaaatgtcaaGGCTGTTCGGGTATcggtgagatcagactccaaagtacgAACCTGAGTCTCcagaagatcaacacgacgaacAAGCGAAGAATCTGAAGGAAGTCTGTAGGATAAGGAAGGAGCCACCAGAGGACGTAATACTTGTGCTTGAGAAACAGCAGGAAtaacagcagcagttggtcttggaggatcaggaatCGCTACTGAAGTAGCTTCAGCAACACGTCTACGTTTAGTTCTGGTATACTTAAGATCAGCACCCCCTGTCcgtttcaccggactaaccgaactggcTCTGTTCATGGGATCATCCATATCGTCAAAAATTCCACGCAGTTCAGAATCATTCTGAGtagcaacatcaggatcaatctgagCAGCACGGTCAGGAATATGACTATGTACATCATGAACGGAGTGAGCTGAATCAGAAACAGCAGGAACAACATGACATGCCTTACTCCGACGCTCTCTATGTAAAGCAGCACCATCCTGAACAAAAGACTGATGTGAATGATCACTTTCGGAAGCAGCAGAGACATCATGAACCAACTTAGTTCGACGCTCATTAGCAGattcatctgtgtctgtctcggttgtagcagcagaaccgtctgAACTATCGGCTACACCTTCATCATTCCCATCATCAGAACTATCAGAATCATCACtcgaatcatcatcagaatcattagCAGAAGCATTCTCAGAATTTTCTGAgtcatcagaatcagaatcttcatcattatcatccacaaacatatcattctcaagacgagatcgatagtgtggattaatcaagtgaccaaaaagtggtggatcattaagaccagccacattacgtgtatttgcttcaagatcagcaaaaagactcgaaggccaagcatgaagaacgtagcgaggaccttggtcacaCACTAAGTTAGGACAGAAATGTCTAACTATGGCCATAACAAACCGAGGACATAAgagaaatctcttcctccccctggcattaatctgatcaagaaACTCCAGATAAAAGTATCtcgagaaaggataaggtcgattatacactaatgcaaccatctgcgacgcagtCTGAGCAGACAATTGATCAaaaccagccttgcgattgctcaaacacacgagcaatgcatacgcaagatatctccatcttccctgaaaaccactcttatcaaaaggaagtttgaccgcaccgacaaaccccattctctgaaaacatctaagaagaagttcaaactcaTACGTCAACTCTACTTCTTCCTCTGCTTCTACCTCTGGTTCTGCACCTAAATGCAAaacagtagcacgtacaaaactatgtccttcaaccataacttcatgagcagttgACCAAAAGGAATCTATATACTGCCTAACAAGTCTAGGCGAATCAcagaaagcaaaaaataatctcGATTGAGCTATGTAATCAAACatctcatgaaaatgttcgctatTATGCTGATCCGGATCAAGATTAAGTGCGAGATTatgtttcttcacaaactgacgcggagcgagagccatttctgcaaaacaaatcacaatatcgaaacaaatataaaataagcacAATAAATGAATTGCAGGAAATAGTCACTAAATTGCACAAAATTATTCGTTAAGTTgagttcataaattataaactgtACGAAAATAGTcactaaattcgttaagtatacaggaACGAAGATGTAATCTAAGTTCGTAAGCTATAAAGGAACGAAGATAAAtcctaaattcgtaagaactaaactgaagttttcacctaacgaagtctaaattcgtaaggtctaaactggACATGCatgttcgtaagttataacttatattctaagttcgtaacgTATAAACgaaatctaagttcgtttggacaGAAACTAACTTCGTAAGCATTGCTAAGAAACTAAGTTCGTTAAgccttgctaagttcgttccttatcaactaaattctaagttcgtaaggcataatcgaaagctaacttcgtttctaccaaaTCTAACTTCGTTCGAACTAAAATCTAAGTTCGttttcacaaatctaaattcgtttgggtAAACCAGTTTAATGATCAcaagaatttatatatatatatatatatatataatcaaaacgagtcaaatcgaagatatatataaaacctagaTCGTTTTTGTGGACGAAAATAAGGTcaaaaaaacttacttagatcacgatttgcaaaacaaatcaaGGAAACGACGTagatagagagaaaagaaaagattttagggttttggtcgtgtgaaaataaaagtaattttcgtttgtgaaaaagaaacgaagaaaacccctttatatagtgaaataaaaatgggttaactatgggtcgggctaaaATCCATTCACGAAGTTATCCAAACGAAGATAGCCTTCGTTTGGACAAATTAATTTCTAACTATAAgaacgaagataacagttatcttcgtaagaacaaatcaaagttagaaaatattccagatttcagctaAGTTCCTGTCAAAGCGATCTTCCAAAGCACGACCCTTCAtcgcaatctgtacatagcaaaaactcgttagaaagcaacttgttcatgccttgtactaaaaagtgCTATCAtccaaattcatcatcataatgtaagtatataaccgaacattataatcttgaataaaaacccatggtttaaacactaaccatcaacaaacctgaaaataatcaatttatatatgaacctcattaccaatgacgattatgacaccgagaacttcctttgatcatggatatgcgtgacggcaaaccatcttgaaacacttaagtcccatactagatgccgtctacaaaactaacaaacaatgaacaatccaacaaaaattcactgaagaacttagtaaagtttccaaaagtatgtcataaatcacagcatgaaattcaaaggaaactaatatcaaatttgattattttcattaaatacatgaatcataaagtaaataactaCTCCAAAagcaagttcatgtattcatccttcacatgctcaaatctgcatcacaaatattatcactacacaccaaggatcttatcgtcatgatatcatccgtataaataacaatgtattaacaaaatcagcactccaactttatcttcttaacctgaacactgcacacttactacAGAACTCattaacgcattgagaacaaaacagtataatgcagaaaattcaagctacaaacacactcaatcagggttaacaaatatgaaataactaaaaatctaacaaaagatcaagggaggtcatttcttgtcaaaccctaaaatgtcaccaagttattaatcaaattcttaacttgttacaaattaaaattgtgagatttcaaataactttaacatttcacataacacttgaaagatcattttctaaacttaaacaaattaatgtccatattagaaaatcttctttgtaaacaaaccacacaacctcattaaaaattcacatgaaggaattcagcaaaacatatactcagaatttgaataggatctctcgtacaataagaacttttaaaaaatactattttgactcaataaaaagaaagataactcagaataaaaattgcagaataataaactaatctaaattctaattaacttgactttatacattattcacattatgcttgattacttctgattagatcaggttagcatgttacataagcctgcgggtgagaaataattctcttattataagttctgaacagtgacccaacagcgattaccggtatgtttgtcctcttaaacactcggtacttccagtttcctttgaatatgacactttcgtattacttgagccaaggacagtcaccatgtaacctagTAAGTTACTCATGCCATACAtttagtttgcgaacttatgtgacccacaatCAGATATACTCCCATAATCGACACAAGCATTAAAATAACaagtattcaatatatatttggaaactTCCTTGAACAAACCATGAAACACTTTTTACATTTCATCATTGAAGCACTTTAGTATTTTGcgatttacatttattttgtaacactttcggtCGTACCATGGTCAAGGGCAGTCACCTTGCAACctaagtagcctaatatgtcacttaatcacatttactttcatttgcattaattttgtaacactttcggtCGTACCATGGTCAAGGGCAGTCACCTTGCAACctaagtagcctaatatgtcacttaatcacatttaacttaATTTACTTTCATGTTTAGAACTTGTAGAAGTTCCCAAATACAGActgaataaattttataataaagctagatctttcacagaatttaaggaccagatcttaacatttctgaaaagcaagcattctcagccatatatctgaatatgtttcccacaagaacattgtataatttaagttcagattgaaggaaaccttggtactttgtgcctaccgatatatcccaaattgtaatcactgaactaagcagttatattacgattaagcaggcttaaaagctaaagtatcgtcacttctaatcatttagcgcagtaacctta includes the following:
- the LOC122589699 gene encoding uncharacterized protein LOC122589699, producing MVLLYIERVGKACHVVPAVSDSAHSVHDAHSHIPDRAAQIDPDVAAQNDSELRGIFDDMDDPVNRASSVSPVKRTGGADLKYTRTKRRRVAEATSVAIPDPPRPTAAVIPAVSQAQVLRPLVAPSLSYRLPSDSSLVRRVDLLETQLNRDYFLLSVIRLDLLGSAEPEVEAEEEVELTYEFELLLRYSDSDDSENSENASANDSDDDSSDDSDSSDDGNDEGVADSSDGSAATTETDTDESANERRTKLVHDVSAASESDHSHQSFVQDGAALHRERRSKACHVVPAVSDSAHSVHDVHSHIPDRAAQIDPDVATQNDSELRGIFDDMDDPMNRASSVSPVKRTGGADLKYTRTKRRRVAEATSVAIPDPPRPTAAVIPAVSQAQVLRPLVAPSLSYRLPSDSSLVRRVDLLETQLIKEYHNGITAENRNELYSISRN